The genomic stretch TCATCCCCCTCGCGCCGAAGGCCGCCTAGGGCGGGCCGACGCCAGTCCCCCCGCCCCCTTCTTCGCTCCTGGGATGAACCTCCCCGTGCCATCGGACACCGCCGCGGAACTCGCGCTGATCTTCGTCACGTCGCTCGGCGGCGGCGCGGTCGCCTTCCTCCTGGTCTACTGGATCTGGCTCCGGCGGTTCGCCCGCCGCGTCGGCGATCTCCAGGACACCGTCGTCGCCCTCGCGGCGGCGCTCGCGCCCGGCCTCGGCAAGGGGCAGGCGCCCTCCCGCACGCGGGAGAAGGGAACCGGCTCCGAGGCCTTCGACGCCCTCGCCGAGGCGGTCCTCGATGAGGAAAACGACGCCGATTCCCTTCCCGACGCCGGTCCCGCCCGGAGCGGGGCCGTCCGGATGCTCGTCGAGGGGCGCGACATCGAGATCGTCTCCGCCGAGGGCGGCGAGGAGATCCGCATCGAGGAAACCCCCGAGCGTCCGCTGACCCCGCAGGAACGGGACCGGATCATCGCCTACCTCCGCAACGAGGGCTTCCTTCCCTAACCCTCTTTCCCTTTTCTTCTTTGCCATGAGCTACCCCCTTCCCCCCCTGGCCCTCGAAAAGGCCGTCGAGGCGGCCCGCGCCGCCGGTCTCCGCCAGAAGGAGGCCCTCGGCTCCGAGAAGGCCGTCGACCTCGCGACCGATCACGACGTGAAGCTCCGCCTCGATTGCGAATGCCAGGAGCAGATCACCGCGATGCTCCTCGCGGCCTTCCCCGACCACTCCGTCTTCGGCGAGGAGGGCGGGAGCGAGTACGGCGTCACCGAATGGCAGTGGATCGTCGACCCGATCGACGGGACGGTGAACTTCTTCCACAACTTCCCCCACTTCTGCGCTGCCATCGCCCTCCAGCACAAGGGCGAGAGCGTCCTCGCCGTCACCTACGACCCGAACCGGGACGAGGTCTTCACTGCCGTCAAGGGCGGCGGCGCCTTCGTCAACGGGAAGCGCCTCGCCGCCAGCGACCGGGCGACGCTCAAGGAGGCGATGGTCTCGACCGGCTTCTCGAAGGGAAAGAACGTCGTCGACGAGAGCATCGCCCTCGTCACCTTCTACGGGCTCAACGCCCAGAAGCTGCGGATGAACGGCAGCGCGGCCCTCGACCTGGCCTACGTCGCCGCCGGACGCCTCGACATCTACCTGGAGCGGAGCATCCGCCTTTGGGACGTCGCGGGCGGCGTCCTCTTGGTGCGCGAGGCGGGCGGGGCGATCGAGCTCGAGCCCTATGGGACGGAGCCGCATACGTTCACGCTGATCGCCAGCAACGGCAAGGTTCCGCCGAAGCGGTGGGGGGAGTAGCGAAGAGGGCGAAGAGGCTTCTTTTACGCCCGCATTGCTTTTTTAGCCGTTTTCGGATACGCTTCGCGGCCATGGGTAAGGATGGCACTTCTTCCGGCTCTCTGAAGGCGTTGCGCTGCGGCGCGGCGCTGGGGCTTTGCCTTGCCATTCCCGGCTTGGTGCGGGCCGCCGATCCCGCGTTGCCGGTCGATTCGGGCTCCGCCTTCGCCTCCTCGCCGATCACCGACAAGCAGAGCTCGATGGCGTCGAAGATGTTCGACACGAGCGGCAAGGTCAGCAGCTTCGACACGATGCGGTCCGCCTTCGACGGGAAGAGCGCCCCCTTCGCCATGAAGGGCTCCGACCTCACCGACCGCCGCGCCGAGATCGGCGGACGGACGATCTATTCCCCGATGCTCGATTCATTCAACAAGCAGGCCGAGGTGCCGCAGACCGGGCTGTTCCAGGGGATGTCCCCGATGTCGGGCTCGACCTCGTCGCTGGCGGGGCAGAAGACCTCCAACTTCGACGCCAAGAAGGCTCCCGGCTTCGACAAGAGCGTCGCGATGGTCGATTACAAGGGCCGCGAGGCCGACGCCATCCTCACCCCGAAGCCCTTCGCCGAGGGGATGTCGAACGGCGATCCGATGACCCAGCAGTTCATCAAGAACGGCGGCAAATACGGCCCGACGATGTCCCTGGAGGAAGTCCGCGACCTGATCAACAAGGACGTGAAGGGAGCGAGCCTCTCGATCCCCCAACCCGCCGAGCCGAAGCCCTGACGGGGTTCGCCGAAGTCCTAGACCTAGATCAAGGCGAGACCTTGAACGGGGCGGAGGCCCCGATCTCGGGATAGTTCGAGAGGCGGAGGTCGACGGTGTAGGTCCCGGCGATGAGCGGGGCGTAGAGCTTGTCGAGCGGGATCGTTTCCGTGTAGCCGACCTGATCGGTCGGGTTGATCATCAGCATCCCGACCTCGTCGAGGAAACGCTTGTCGAGGGACCACTTGTAGACGACCTGCCCGGCGGGATTCTTGAACAGCAGCTCAAACCGCTGCGAGGTGGGGAAGGAGAGGGTGTAGGTCCGCTTTCCCATGTTCTTCACGTTGAAGACGACCTTCAGCAGGTGGGCGCCCGAGGCGTCCGAGGTGTAGGAGGACAGGGCGAGGCCCGAGGGGTCGACGTCGAGGGTCGGCTTGAAGTCGTTGAAATCGATCGAATTGGCCTTCTGGATCCGGGCCGGATCGCCATCGAAGATGCTGAAGCGGCCCGCGCCCGTCGGGGTGTCGCGGGAGTTCGGGGCATTGTCCCGGCTGGGGCTGATGTCGACGGCGGGCAGGGAGAGGGGGGAGGCCAGGATCAGGACCGAAGCGAGCAGACGAAGGCGAACCATCACGATATGTTCTCCGGCGCGTCGGGGAATGCAACCCGCATTTTGCGCGTTGCTCCTGCGCGTCAAAGAAGGTAACTGGTACCGCATGACATTCCGAGGCTGCATCCGGGGCGGGAAACTTCTTTTTCCGCTCGTCCTCGCGGCGGGGCTCCTCCTCCCGGCGGGTGCCCTCCAGGCGGGAGGGGAGAAGCCGAAGCTCGTCCTCCGCGTCTACATCCAGAACGAGGATCCCGGCTCCCGCTCGATGCCGCTGAACCTCACCGATCCCGACCAGACGATCCACATCAACGTCGATCCCGAGGCCTCCGAGCGCGATCTGGAGGCCGTGGAGCCCTATGCGGGGGAGAACGGCGAGACGGGGGCGGTGATCCATTTCAGCCGCCACGCCGGGCTCCTGCTCAATGCGGTGACGATCCAGAAGACGGGCAAGATCCTCGTCGTCTCCCTCAACGGCCGGATCGTCTACAGCCCGGTGATCGACACCGTGATCAACGAGACCCTCCTGATCCCGCGCGGCGTCACCCCGGAAGACATGGCCCTCCTTCAGGCCATGGTGAAGGAAAACAAAAAGCACGGTTTCGGGAATTAGGATCCCCTAAATCGTCCCGAAAGCCGCTGGCACAGAGGTACGGGCTTGATCCCGGGGCCGCTCTTCCCCATTTTAGTCCCTTTCCGCCATGGCACTGAAGACCGATCCGCCGAACCCGGACAAGGGCGGGGGGAACCCCCTCATCCCGAAGCCGACCCCGCCCAAGCGTTCCCGCGAGGCGAAGGGAGAGGCCCCCGCCGTGCCCCAGCCCCATACCGGCATCCATCCCTCCGTCCAACCGAAGGCCAAGGAGAGCGCCAAGGCAAGCGAGCCCGATCTCTTCTCCTTCGCCGAAGCGCCGAAGGCCCAGGCGCCGGCTCCCGACCCCGTTCCCGTGGCCGAACCGACGCCGGAGCCCGAATTGGAACTTCTCGTTCCCCCGGTTGAGCCCGAGCCGGAGGCCGCTCCGGCATCGGCTCCTGTCGCGGCCATGGTCCCCGAGTCCGAGCCGGAACGGGAACCCGAGCCGACCCCCGAGCCCGAACCGGTGCCCCTGCCCGAACTCGCCGCCGTCGTTCCCCCTCCCAAGGAGGAAATCATTTTCATTCCCGGCCCTCCCCGGCCTCAACCCGCCACCCCGGCTCCCGCGCAGACGGCACCGGCGGTGCCGTCGACGATCCCGTCCGTTCAACCTCCACAGGAGATTCCCCCCATGGCCACCCCGACCCCCCAGCACATCAGTGATTTCCGCGGCAACGCGGAACGCCAGAAAAAGGAACAGAAATCGTTCGGGAACGTCCTCGCGACGATTACCTACTCGATCCTCGTCGCCTTCATCATTGCCTCGTGCCTGGCCGGGTACGGCGGCTACATCCTCTTCAAGAAGGTCGAGCTCCAGCGGGCCTCCCTCGCCGACCTCGACCACCATTACGCCGCCGAGGTCATGGGGCTGAAGGAAGACCTCTCCCGCACGCAGGGCCAGATCTCCAAGCTCAACGACACGATCAA from Verrucomicrobium sp. GAS474 encodes the following:
- a CDS encoding inositol monophosphatase family protein: MSYPLPPLALEKAVEAARAAGLRQKEALGSEKAVDLATDHDVKLRLDCECQEQITAMLLAAFPDHSVFGEEGGSEYGVTEWQWIVDPIDGTVNFFHNFPHFCAAIALQHKGESVLAVTYDPNRDEVFTAVKGGGAFVNGKRLAASDRATLKEAMVSTGFSKGKNVVDESIALVTFYGLNAQKLRMNGSAALDLAYVAAGRLDIYLERSIRLWDVAGGVLLVREAGGAIELEPYGTEPHTFTLIASNGKVPPKRWGE
- a CDS encoding BsuPI-related putative proteinase inhibitor, which encodes MVRLRLLASVLILASPLSLPAVDISPSRDNAPNSRDTPTGAGRFSIFDGDPARIQKANSIDFNDFKPTLDVDPSGLALSSYTSDASGAHLLKVVFNVKNMGKRTYTLSFPTSQRFELLFKNPAGQVVYKWSLDKRFLDEVGMLMINPTDQVGYTETIPLDKLYAPLIAGTYTVDLRLSNYPEIGASAPFKVSP